Within the Flavobacteriales bacterium genome, the region AAAAACGCAAGGCCTTTCATATCCTCAACCGCATGGAAAGCGTGGGAGGCGAACTCAACGCATACACCACCAAGGAAGAGACCTTTTATTACAGTTCGTTCATCAGTACCTATTATGAAAGGGCGATCGAGCTGCTGGCAGACATCACCTTCCATTCCACCTACCCGGAAAAGGAAATGGTGAAAGAAAAGGAAGTGGTGATTGATGAGATCAACTCTTACAAGGATACACCTTCCGACCATATCTTCGACGATTTCGAAGAGCGTTTGTTTGCGGGCCATGCCCTGGGCAGAAGCATCCTCGGTACCATCGACAGCGTGAAATCATTCCGCCCGTCCGACATCCGCACCTTCATCAAAAGACAATACCTGACCGATCAGATGGTGTTGTGCTCCGTGGGCAACATCCCGTTCGACAGGTTGGTGAAGTATGCTGAAAAACACCTGGGGCACATTCCAAAACGCAGCGGTGAGATGAAACGTCCGCACTTCCGCAAAACGAAACACTTTTATGCCGAAACCGAACGGGAAGGATTTCATTCGCATTGCCTGATCGGAAACACATGTTACGGTTCGGCCAGCTCCAAGCGCTTTGCCATGGTGTTGCTCAACAACATCCTCGGAGGCCCCGGCATGAACTCCCGCCTGAACATGACCATCCGTGAAAAGTACGGCTATACCTATAACATTGATTCCAGCTACTCCACCTATGCGGATACCGGCCTGTTCGCCGTGTACGTAACGGCCGACCGCAAACACCTCGAAAAAAGCATCCGGCTCATCCATTCCGAAATGAAAAAGCTGGCTGACCGGCCCCTTGGGACCCTTCAGCTGAAGCAGGCGAAGGCACAGCTGGCCGGACAGGTGGCAATGGCCCGGGAAAGTTCCTCCAACATGCTGGGCGGACTGGGCAAAAGCATCCTCATGAACGAAGCCTTTCCGTCCATGGAAGAAGTGGTATCGAAGATTGAGGGCGTTTCCGCAAAACAAATACAGGATGTCGCCAACGAGGTATTTGATCCGAAAAAGCTGAGTACGTTAATTTACACCGCCAAATCCTGATTACATGGAATTTCTTGAAAAAGACCTGGAAGCATTCGTTGAGCATTACACCAAACCGGAGGCGGGTGTCCTGGCAGAACTGAACCGTGAGACATACGCCAAGGTGCTCATGCCGCGC harbors:
- a CDS encoding insulinase family protein translates to MAKNDIEIYQHQLSNGIRIAHMPMDRGVSHCGLMILAGSRDEQSGEEGLAHFIEHVIFKGTKKRKAFHILNRMESVGGELNAYTTKEETFYYSSFISTYYERAIELLADITFHSTYPEKEMVKEKEVVIDEINSYKDTPSDHIFDDFEERLFAGHALGRSILGTIDSVKSFRPSDIRTFIKRQYLTDQMVLCSVGNIPFDRLVKYAEKHLGHIPKRSGEMKRPHFRKTKHFYAETEREGFHSHCLIGNTCYGSASSKRFAMVLLNNILGGPGMNSRLNMTIREKYGYTYNIDSSYSTYADTGLFAVYVTADRKHLEKSIRLIHSEMKKLADRPLGTLQLKQAKAQLAGQVAMARESSSNMLGGLGKSILMNEAFPSMEEVVSKIEGVSAKQIQDVANEVFDPKKLSTLIYTAKS